One window from the genome of Myxocyprinus asiaticus isolate MX2 ecotype Aquarium Trade chromosome 30, UBuf_Myxa_2, whole genome shotgun sequence encodes:
- the sytl1 gene encoding synaptotagmin-like protein 1 isoform X2 yields MLNCVAKRKGEYGYKLHQTESDPVRLRSLSGAWFHEERAKRYQIGGSDVVHASIRRKKRDKGVPLMAIFGGEKNNNSSSPLPEQQEGRCAEKEVHENISVTVDDKSQGEKESGERVASESSPKIRHVIKNSAVERNGVSTLEGTVVESGDIVSRILPCASPPLQVDSEGDIDSFSTELDHARFGSVSSLISHQMMSGSLMSLYSVGDFRDVVVSGRIQFSLQYDDKREELHVRIIRCQDLASARKKRSDPYVKVYLLPDNTSRSKKKTAVKRKSLNPVYDETMKYKVHRLDLQARVLSMSVWHMERMRRNVFLGEVEVRLGQWDWSQSQPTWHTLQPRVRISPDAIISRGTILFSVKFIPPDTEEGGYPLTGELHIWLREIVGLLPTKRGAPNTYVKSVVLPDESGVSGQQTRVVRGSVNPLFNHTMVYDGFQSSDLIQACAEITVWSPQPSSCLGGVRLSTGSGVSYGQSVCWMDSTEEEISVWSSVIQSPNSWVDTCLPIRTNLQLCTE; encoded by the exons ATGCTCAACTGCGTAGCAAAGAGGAAGGGAGAGTACGGTTA TAAGCTGCACCAGACAGAGTCAGACCCTGTCCGTCTGCGCTCACTTTCTGGGGCGTGGTTTCATGAAGAACGCGCTAAGAGATATCAGATAGGAGGATCTGATGTTGTGCATGCATCTATACGCCGAAAAAAGCGTGATAAAG GTGTACCCCTGATGGCAATATTtggtggagaaaaaaataataactccTCTTCTCCATTACCTGAGCAGCAAGAAGGAAGGTGTGCAGAGAAAGAAGTGCATGAAAATATAAGTGTAACAGTGGATGACAAGAGTCAGGGAGAAAAGGAAAGTGGGGAAAG GGTGGCCAGTGAATCTAGCCCTAAGATAAGACACGTCATAAAG AACAGTGCAGTGGAAAGAAATGGTGTTTCAACTCTTGAAG GAACTGTTGTGGAGTCAGGGGACATAGTCAGTAGGATTCTGCCATGTGCATCACCGCCTCTGCAG GTTGACTCAGAGGGGGATATTGACTCTTTCAGCACTGAACTGGACCATGCTAGATTTGGCTCAGTTAGCAGCTTGATCTCCCATCAAATG ATGAGTGGCAGTTTGATGAGCCTGTACAGCGTGGGGGATTTCAGGGATGTTGTTGTATCAGGGCGGATCCAGTTTTCTTTGCAGTATGATGACAAGAGGGAAGAGCTACATGTACGCATTATACGCTGCCAAGACCTTGCGTCGGCCCGCAAAAAACGATCAGACCC GTATGTGAAGGTTTACCTTCTCCCAGACAACACATCCCGCAGTAAGAAAAAAACTGCAGTGAAGAGGAAATCATTAAATCCAGTCTACGATGAAACCATGAAA TACAAAGTGCACAGGCTGGACCTTCAGGCACGTGTGTTGAGTATGTCTGTCTGGCACATGGAGCGAATGAGAAGAAATGTCTTCCTGGGGGAGGTGGAAGTGAGGCTGGGTCAGTGGGACTGGAGCCAGAGCCAACCAACCTGGCACACTCTCCAGCCAAGA GTTCGAATAAGTCCAGATGCCATCATCAGTAGGGGGACAATTCTGTTCTCAGTTAAGTTTATACCTCCAGACACAGAGG AAGGTGGTTATCCACTGACTGGTGAGCTGCATATTTGGTTGAGAGAGATTGTCGGTCTCCTTCCTACAAAACGTGGGGCACCCAATACGTATGTGAAAAG TGTGGTACTGCCAGATGAAAGTGGTGTCAGTGGTCAGCAGACTCGTGTGGTACGGGGTTCTGTCAACCCACTGTTCAACCACACCATGGTTTATGACGGGTTTCAGTCCAGTGACCTCATTCAAGCCTGTGCTGAGATAACTGTGTGGAGCCCACAGCCCTCCAGCTGTCTTGGTGGAGTACGGCTCAGCACTGGTTCAG GTGTGAGTTACGGTCAGTCTGTTTGCTGGATGGATTCCACAGAAGAGGAGATCAGTGTGTGGTCAAGTGTTATTCAGAGCCCTAACAGCTGGGTGGACACTTGTCTGCCAATCAGAACCAACTTACAGCTCTGCACAGAGTAA
- the sytl1 gene encoding synaptotagmin-like protein 1 isoform X1 has translation MEGEPLLDLGHLTEEEQTVILNVLLKDAQLRSKEEGRVRKLHQTESDPVRLRSLSGAWFHEERAKRYQIGGSDVVHASIRRKKRDKGVPLMAIFGGEKNNNSSSPLPEQQEGRCAEKEVHENISVTVDDKSQGEKESGERVASESSPKIRHVIKNSAVERNGVSTLEGTVVESGDIVSRILPCASPPLQVDSEGDIDSFSTELDHARFGSVSSLISHQMMSGSLMSLYSVGDFRDVVVSGRIQFSLQYDDKREELHVRIIRCQDLASARKKRSDPYVKVYLLPDNTSRSKKKTAVKRKSLNPVYDETMKYKVHRLDLQARVLSMSVWHMERMRRNVFLGEVEVRLGQWDWSQSQPTWHTLQPRVRISPDAIISRGTILFSVKFIPPDTEEGGYPLTGELHIWLREIVGLLPTKRGAPNTYVKSVVLPDESGVSGQQTRVVRGSVNPLFNHTMVYDGFQSSDLIQACAEITVWSPQPSSCLGGVRLSTGSGVSYGQSVCWMDSTEEEISVWSSVIQSPNSWVDTCLPIRTNLQLCTE, from the exons ATGGAAGGGGAACCGCTACTGGATCTTGGTCACTTGACTGAGGAGGAGCAAACTGTTATTCTCAATGTGCTGCTGAAAGATGCTCAACTGCGTAGCAAAGAGGAAGGGAGAGTACG TAAGCTGCACCAGACAGAGTCAGACCCTGTCCGTCTGCGCTCACTTTCTGGGGCGTGGTTTCATGAAGAACGCGCTAAGAGATATCAGATAGGAGGATCTGATGTTGTGCATGCATCTATACGCCGAAAAAAGCGTGATAAAG GTGTACCCCTGATGGCAATATTtggtggagaaaaaaataataactccTCTTCTCCATTACCTGAGCAGCAAGAAGGAAGGTGTGCAGAGAAAGAAGTGCATGAAAATATAAGTGTAACAGTGGATGACAAGAGTCAGGGAGAAAAGGAAAGTGGGGAAAG GGTGGCCAGTGAATCTAGCCCTAAGATAAGACACGTCATAAAG AACAGTGCAGTGGAAAGAAATGGTGTTTCAACTCTTGAAG GAACTGTTGTGGAGTCAGGGGACATAGTCAGTAGGATTCTGCCATGTGCATCACCGCCTCTGCAG GTTGACTCAGAGGGGGATATTGACTCTTTCAGCACTGAACTGGACCATGCTAGATTTGGCTCAGTTAGCAGCTTGATCTCCCATCAAATG ATGAGTGGCAGTTTGATGAGCCTGTACAGCGTGGGGGATTTCAGGGATGTTGTTGTATCAGGGCGGATCCAGTTTTCTTTGCAGTATGATGACAAGAGGGAAGAGCTACATGTACGCATTATACGCTGCCAAGACCTTGCGTCGGCCCGCAAAAAACGATCAGACCC GTATGTGAAGGTTTACCTTCTCCCAGACAACACATCCCGCAGTAAGAAAAAAACTGCAGTGAAGAGGAAATCATTAAATCCAGTCTACGATGAAACCATGAAA TACAAAGTGCACAGGCTGGACCTTCAGGCACGTGTGTTGAGTATGTCTGTCTGGCACATGGAGCGAATGAGAAGAAATGTCTTCCTGGGGGAGGTGGAAGTGAGGCTGGGTCAGTGGGACTGGAGCCAGAGCCAACCAACCTGGCACACTCTCCAGCCAAGA GTTCGAATAAGTCCAGATGCCATCATCAGTAGGGGGACAATTCTGTTCTCAGTTAAGTTTATACCTCCAGACACAGAGG AAGGTGGTTATCCACTGACTGGTGAGCTGCATATTTGGTTGAGAGAGATTGTCGGTCTCCTTCCTACAAAACGTGGGGCACCCAATACGTATGTGAAAAG TGTGGTACTGCCAGATGAAAGTGGTGTCAGTGGTCAGCAGACTCGTGTGGTACGGGGTTCTGTCAACCCACTGTTCAACCACACCATGGTTTATGACGGGTTTCAGTCCAGTGACCTCATTCAAGCCTGTGCTGAGATAACTGTGTGGAGCCCACAGCCCTCCAGCTGTCTTGGTGGAGTACGGCTCAGCACTGGTTCAG GTGTGAGTTACGGTCAGTCTGTTTGCTGGATGGATTCCACAGAAGAGGAGATCAGTGTGTGGTCAAGTGTTATTCAGAGCCCTAACAGCTGGGTGGACACTTGTCTGCCAATCAGAACCAACTTACAGCTCTGCACAGAGTAA